The genomic interval CTAAATGCATATGCAAcgaaataaagattctgacgtTCCACGTCTAATGTCAACGAGTATGCGCCTAAGAAAAAATGTGCTTTCGAATCAAAGAGGAATACTTGATATTGTCTGTTTATAGAAATTCACAGTCAACAGTACGAACTACAATCCGTTTAAgacagttaagcttggttctcacagcgacgcaacgtaacgcaccACTTCCAATCATTGTGTTCCAATCATTGTGTTCCAATCagacgatgtttgcagcactattgcgtcgtcgatTCCcgcttgtgattacgcaatacagaactttgcgtcgatacgtcgctgtgttgcgttctagtgagaaccacgctttattcaTTTTAAGTTTGTGGTTTGTAGAACTGCCCCAAATTTCTACTTTATTGACAATGTCGTCTATATATCGCTACCCTTATTTTTCACCGGTTTGTGTTTCAGTATGTCTGAACAGCACCTAAAAGTTTTACTGTTTATTTTACGTCATTGGTTTAGTTCTTTCTGTTGGAATCCTATTACTCACCTTCAGAATTCAGAGTTATCATGTTTAAATTCATGTAAACAACATTTACAGTTTGTACTAAGAAGATAGTGAGGATTTAGTTTCACGTTTGTGCTATTGCtgcaatgttttattttatgtattctgTGGCAATACAATAATAAGTTATATGTATACCTTATGCGGTGATATTGAACAAAATCCAGGCCCCGCAGAGGAAAACAAGGACAGGGCTAGTGATAACACAAACACAAGTAACAACAGTAATAATCCaacattttattaccaaaatatAAGAAGTCTTAAAAACAAGATGGACACATATCATTCTGAACTGAATGTGCACCTCATTAATAATACGTTCGACTTTGTTGCATTTACCGAGACTTGGCTAAATTCAACGGTTCTTGACTCCGAACTTTACTGTGATGGTTTTACAATTCATAGAAGGGACAGGAACGATGGCAGAAGAGGTGGTGGTGTTCTTTTCCTAGCTTCTAATCAGTATAAGTCTCGACGTCTGGAGCACCTTGAGAAACCAAATATTGAAATCCTCTGGGTTGAAATTAAGCTAAGCAAGACAAAACGAGTGCTGGTTGCTATTATTTACAGGCCACCCAACAGCGGAAGAGATGTCATGTTGCAACTAGCGCAATCAGTTGAAGATGCATCAGCCATGTATTCAAGGCATCATATTGTTCTTATTGGAGATCTGAATCTTTCTGAAATCACGTGGACCAATGATGGATCTAGAACTGCACCTGCTAACTCATTGGGTGAACTTTTTATTGACTGTTTTATTAATGGACATAATTTGTTTCAGTGCAATGTCAATCCAACGtgcaataataatgttttagatTTAATTTTGTGTAATAATTCAATTGATTTAATCTCGGATATTTCTGCTGGTCAGAATATTTTTGAATCTGATCattcttcaatttcatttattctTAAAATCTCAATTCAAAAACACTTTTCTAGGGATTCAAGACAACTATATTGTTTCAAGGCTGTAAATAATGATGATCTTTTAAATGCTTTTAATGTTATACCTTTTGATTTAATCCATATGTGCAATGATATTAACAATAGTGTTTCTCTTTTTTATGATTTAGTTGATGCTGCTCTCCGTGATCTTGTGCCTATTGTTAGACCTAAAAGAAAAATGCCGCCATGGTTTGATAATAAAGTTAGAGTCGCTCTTAAAAACAAAGAGAAATGTTTTGGTATCTCTAAACGACTTAATACACATGAATCAAAACATGCTTTTTCAGTTGCCAGAAAAGAATTTAAAGTCCTTATGaaacttaaatataaaagttataTGCAATCACTTTCTGGGAATCTTAAGGCAAATCCCAAACGTTTCTGGTCGTGGATAAAGACCAAAACTAAATCGTCTTCTTATCCGTCGGTTATGTCGCATGGGCACAAGGTCGCGGAGACAACAAATGATAAGGCTGCTTTATTTAACAGTTATTTTCATTCAGTTTTTAGATCTGGACCTTCTGTGACTGATGAACACCAACGTCTGCCTGAGGCTTCTGTCGGCATTCTCAATGCTCCAATTATTCAATCTGAAATTGTTAACTCGTTACTGTCATCCATTCAGACTCATAAGGCATCTGGATGTGATAATCTCAGTAACCATGTTCTTAAAGTTTGTTCTCGTCCTCTTTCTATTCCTATTTCTTTCCTCTTTAATAAATCTCTTCAAACCGGTAAATTTCCTTCTGTTTGGAAACGTTCCAATATTGTTCCTATTCATAAGGGGGGACCAAGAAATTGATTTCTAACTATAGACCTATCTCTCTGTTGCCTACcatttctaaattgtttgaaaaaattgtttttaaccatATCTCGACTCATGTTTCTCCTGCCATTGCTTCCTGTCAGCATGGCTTTGTAGCTGGTAGGTCAT from Antedon mediterranea chromosome 5, ecAntMedi1.1, whole genome shotgun sequence carries:
- the LOC140049822 gene encoding uncharacterized protein; this translates as MYTLCGDIEQNPGPAEENKDRASDNTNTSNNSNNPTFYYQNIRSLKNKMDTYHSELNVHLINNTFDFVAFTETWLNSTVLDSELYCDGFTIHRRDRNDGRRGGGVLFLASNQYKSRRLEHLEKPNIEILWVEIKLSKTKRVLVAIIYRPPNSGRDVMLQLAQSVEDASAMYSRHHIVLIGDLNLSEITWTNDGSRTAPANSLGELFIDCFINGHNLFQCNVNPTCNNNVLDLILCNNSIDLISDISAGQNIFESDHSSISFILKISIQKHFSRDSRQLYCFKAVNNDDLLNAFNVIPFDLIHMCNDINNSVSLFYDLVDAALRDLVPIVRPKRKMPPWFDNKVRVALKNKEKCFGISKRLNTHESKHAFSVARKEFKVLMKLKYKSYMQSLSGNLKANPKRFWSWIKTKTKSSSYPSVMSHGHKVAETTNDKAALFNSYFHSVFRSGPSVTDEHQRLPEASVGILNAPIIQSEIVNSLLSSIQTHKASGCDNLSNHVLKHGFVAGRSCETNLATLLTTVYEAIDDRKQCDIIYTDFSKAFDLVPHNLLLFKLQRFGFHYDFISWFRSYLNGRFQRVVIEGISSEWLPIHSGVPQGSILGPLLFNLFVNDIPKLFTHSRCLMFADDVKLYKIIGSVEDADRLQVDLDKLCSWAALWESLVVVLEEILLFIFLLVE